Part of the Candidatus Eisenbacteria bacterium genome is shown below.
TTCGACCGCCGCATTGCGGCCGAGCACGATGCACTCCTTCGCCCTGGCAGTGCTGATGCAGAACCAAGGCGCCGGAGAACTGCCCTTCCCGCTTCGAATCGCCGACGACGCCGAAGACAGCGAAATCGTGCTTCCCTCTCTGGCTCGTCGACTTGGGGTCAGTGTGACACGGGTAAAGGAGTTCATCCGGGAGATGGCGGCGAACTGGCAATCCCTGCGAGCCGACGAGGACCCAGCGATCAGCCCGGAGGAGCGGGCACGCTTCCTTGGCGGGTGGAACGAACACCGGCGGGTCTTCGGATACACGCTCCTGCAGGAACTTCCGTACGCCCTCAACAAGGCACTGGCCAACCACCCGACCTTGAGCGGAGTGAGCTACGACCTGCTCATCGTCGACGAGTACCAGGACTTGAACGCCTGTGACCTGTCGGTCCTGAGGCAGATCGCCGATCGAGGATGCTCCCTGATCGGAGCCGGCGACGACGACCAGTCGATCTATTCATGGCGCAAAGCCGACCCGGCCGGGATTCAGGGCTTCGTGACGGCGTATTCCGGGGCTGCCGACTACCCGCTCTCTGTCACACAGCGCTGCGGGCGGAGGATCATTGAGTGGGCGACGGCAATGATCGAGGGCGACGCTGGTCGTTCGACCACGCGGCCCCGACTGTCGTGCAGAGCGGACGCGACCGACGGCGAGGTTGCACTACTCGCCTTCGCGAACCAAGAGGCCGAGGCCAAGGGGGTCGCGAAGCTCGTCGAGGGGTTCATCGGCGACGAGATCGCGCCCGAGGACATCCTCGTGCTCTTGCGGAGCGACTACAATCAGGCCTTCAGCAAGCTGATCAAGCAGGCGTTGTCCGACCTTAACATCGTCTCGGCTGACCCAGGGTACATCGACCGAGTCCTTGGCGACCGAGCGAATCGGGAACTACTGGCCCTCCTTCGACTCATGTGTAACGGGAATGACTCGCTCGCGTGGGCGACCGTTCTTCACCTCACACCGCGGGTGGGTAACCGGTTTGTTGATCACGTCTATGATCGTGCCCGAACGGTGGGCCGCAGCTTCGGCGAAACGCTGCTTTCTGAGCGCCAGTCTGGATTCATCGGCGCGCCAGCTATTTCATCCAGACCGGCTATCGCGGCGATCGATCGGGTTCTGCAGTTGATCGCGACCCATGCTGTGCCAGAGGAAAGACCGGCGAACGGCTGGGGTGCTTGGATTCTTGAACTTGCTCAGCAGCCGGGAATGCCACAGCCTACTGCGGAACTTGCGACGTTGGTGGTCGATCTCGACACAATGGCCGAGGGTGACATCGACCTCGCGCGCTACCTGAGCCAGATGCGGCCCTTGGGCAAAGATCGCGCTTCGACCATCGGGACAGGCGTGCGGATCATGACCATGGGCATGTCGAAAGGGCTCACAGCGAGAGCAACGATCGTCGCCGGAGCGGAGGAAGGAGTCGTCCCTCGCCCCGACCAGGATCCGAGTGAAGAACGACGGCTGCTGTACGTCGCCATGACGCGCTCGAAGGAACGCCTCATCGTGACGTGGGCGAGGCAGCGCACGGGTCCGACCGCGCGTGCTGGTGCTGCGCGAGTCGTGTCGCCTCGAACGTATTCAACTTTCTTGCAGGGGTGCCCGGTAGAGTCTGAAGATGGCCCTACTTA
Proteins encoded:
- a CDS encoding ATP-dependent helicase, producing MSDSIDQVVVVPASGFAPTVEQAAILAHRPGQHARVLAGPGTGKSATLVALLTELLNTSPAPRVKLLTFTRAATAELAQKVSMHPSTAALRPSTMHSFALAVLMQNQGAGELPFPLRIADDAEDSEIVLPSLARRLGVSVTRVKEFIREMAANWQSLRADEDPAISPEERARFLGGWNEHRRVFGYTLLQELPYALNKALANHPTLSGVSYDLLIVDEYQDLNACDLSVLRQIADRGCSLIGAGDDDQSIYSWRKADPAGIQGFVTAYSGAADYPLSVTQRCGRRIIEWATAMIEGDAGRSTTRPRLSCRADATDGEVALLAFANQEAEAKGVAKLVEGFIGDEIAPEDILVLLRSDYNQAFSKLIKQALSDLNIVSADPGYIDRVLGDRANRELLALLRLMCNGNDSLAWATVLHLTPRVGNRFVDHVYDRARTVGRSFGETLLSERQSGFIGAPAISSRPAIAAIDRVLQLIATHAVPEERPANGWGAWILELAQQPGMPQPTAELATLVVDLDTMAEGDIDLARYLSQMRPLGKDRASTIGTGVRIMTMGMSKGLTARATIVAGAEEGVVPRPDQDPSEERRLLYVAMTRSKERLIVTWARQRTGPTARAGAARVVSPRTYSTFLQGCPVESEDGPTYVSRRWPRTTS